GTTCGCTAGTGGCTGCGAGTGCTAGTACGTTAGTTCGAGAGACGGAGTCATGCTCGTGCGTAAGCATCGCAAAAACAATTTCGTACTCCCTCTCGTTGAGAAGATTTGTTTTCTTTTTTTTTTTTGGTTATAGTCGGACCGGTTAAAGCTGCCTACGTACCTCCGGGAGAGGATCAAGCCATTCGTAGTTCCTTTTTGATGGGCGAAAGTGGCATTGGGTGCGCATATTCACTCGTTTTTTTTGCGGGTGAAAGTGACTGAATGTCATTCACCCGTTGATTTTGATGCTCGATTGAGTAAAACTGACAGTGAGTTCGGTTTCTCGACTGTTCGATATCCTCTCAAGAGTAATATCTTCGGAGATGCATGGAGTTCCATTCTCTGGGAACTGGTTTGCCGGTCGACGCCTGTAGTCGGTACACACCCGGTTTGATGACTTGGGGCGATTTTGTATGGTCCTTCCCAGTTAGTCCCAACCTTGCATGCGTTCAGCTCCTTAGTGTTTTCGAACACTTTGCGGAGTACTATGTCACCCAACTCGAGAGGTCGAGACCTGACCTTCTTGTTGTAGTAGTTCTCGATCTGATGCTGATAATTCTGATGCGGAGAAACGCTTGGCCGCATCGTTCTTCGATAGCGTCCAAAGCGTCGAGCAGCATGTCATTGTTAAGCTCGACGTTCTGTGGCATTTTTGATCGATGTAGGCTGGTTACGTTCTCTTCGGCGGGAGCCATAGCTTCGACTCCGTGGGTCAGTGAGAAAGGAGTCGATTTTGTTGCTCTTCGAGGAGTCGTCTTATGTGACCAGAGAACACCGTCGAGTTCATCGGCCCAGCATCCCTTTTTCAAGTCGAGGCGTTTCTTCAATCCGTCGATTATGATCTTGTTGGATGCCTCGTCTTGACCGTTGCTCTGTGGGTATCGCGGGCTTGATATGTTGAGTCGGATCCTCCACCTTTCGCAGAATTCTTGAAACTTGTTTGATATGAACTGAGAACCGTTGTAAGTCACTATTTCGTAAGGCAGGCCGTGGCGAAAGATAATGTTCTTCCAGATGAAGCGTTGGACTTCTTTTTCTGTTACGTTGGCGAAAGCTTCCGCCTTGATCCACTTTGTGAAGTAATCAGTTAAGACTAGGACGAAGCGCTTATGTCGAGAGCTCGGCATAGGGCCGATTATGTCCATCCCCCACCGCATGAAAGGGTATGGCGCTGTCATCGTTCGTAGTATTGGTCGAGAGCTCGGCATAGGGTCGAGGCGTGTCGCTAGCATTAGTCGCTTGCAGTCTGCGTTCATTGTCGGCCAGTAAAATCCGAGGATTTTGACTTTCAGGGCGAGTGCTCGTCCTCCAGAGTGATTCCCTACGGCGCCTTCGTGCGTTTCGGCCATGACAAGATGTGTTTCCTCGCCGTGGATGCACTTGAAGAGTACTTTGGTCACGGTCCATCGATGGAGTTCTCCATCTAAGACGATGTAGTGAGCACTCCGCGTTTTGAGTCGTCTCGCGATCCATTTCTTGGGAGGTAGTTTACCATCGACAAGATAGTCGATGAATTCTGTCCTCCAGTCGGCGGCTTCGGTTCGATCCGCTGTGGGGTCTTCATCCATGGGGACAGCTTCGGATATGGGCGCTACGATGGTCGTTTCGCTAGGTGGGAGCTCGATGCTCGGTTTATCGATCTTGTGGATTGGAACAGTTCATTTCACTTGATCGCGTAGCCTGCTGCCCAAGGCAGCGAGAGCGTCGGCGCACACGTTCTCACCTCTGTGGACTTTGGTGAGTTCGAAGAATTCAAAATCCTTAGCGAGTGCCTGAATGACTTTAAGGTACACGTCCATTCGTTCGTTGCGGGCATCGTAGTCACCATTAAACTAACTGGTAACGAGTTGCGAGTCACAGTATGCACTGAGCCACTTTGCTTTGACCGCCTTAGCAAGTAGCAGTCCTGCGATCAATGACTCGTATTCCGCTTCATTGTTCAAAGCTGTGAAGCCGAAACTGAACGACTGTCTGATTAAATCTCATGTCGGTGATTGCAATTGGACTCCTGCTCCCGATCCTTTGTTTGTTGACGATCCATCGACATGGAGTATCCAGTTTTAACTTGGAAGGATCAGGTCTTGTTCTTTCTCCGGCGAGAGCTCGATTAGGAAATCGGCGAGGACTTGAGATTTTTCAGCAGTTTGGTTTTTGAACACGATGTCGTGCTCACTGAGCTCGATAGCCCACTTTGATAGCCGTTCGGACTGATTGGTATTTTGCATTACGGTGCGGAGGGGCTGATTCGTCAGTACTTCGATCGTGTGCGATTGGGAGTAAGGACGTAGCTTTCTTGCTGACGTGATAACGACAAGAGCCATTTTCTCAAGGGTGGGGTATCGAGTCTCTGGGTCGGTCATTCATTTGCTTGTGTAAAAGATGGGTTTCTGCTCGCCTCGATCTTCTCGGATGAGGACGCTGCTGACCGCGGTAGAGGACACCGCGATATAGAGAGAGAGTATATCACCGGCTTCTGGTTTGGAATGTACAGGAGGAGTCGTTAGATATTGCTTGAGCTGTCCGAATGCTTCGTCACATTTTTCGTCCCAGACGAAACGCTTGTTCCCGCGCAATAGCTCGTAAAAGGGGAGGCATTTGTCCGTAGATCTTGAGATGAAGCGGTTTAACGCTGCGATTCTCCCCGTCAGTCGCTGGACTTCTCGGCTGTTCTTCGGGCTGGGAAGGTCGAGTATTGCGGTGATCTGCTTAGGATTTGCTTCGATTCCTCGTTGGGTGACGATGTAGCCCAAAATTTGCCTGCAGTAACGCCGAAAGTGCATTTTACCGGGTTGAGTTTCATCCCGTACTCGTTCAGCGTCTTGAAGCACTCCTTCATATGGCTCAGGTGGTCGACTGCGCGGAGTGACTTATCCAGCATGTTCGTCGATGTAGACCTCCATCGCGTTCCCCAATTTATCGGCGAACATTCAATTGATGAGTCGTTGGTAAGTCGCGCTGGCGTTCTTTAGGCCGAATGTCATTACTTTGTAGCAGTAGGTCCCCCTATCAGTGATCAATGTTGTCTTCTCTCGATCATCTGGATGCATCATGATCTGATTGTATCCTGAGAAGATGTCCATGAAAGTCAGGAGCTCGTTTCCAGCAGTCGACTCGACCAGTCGATCGATATGCGGAAGCGGGTAACTGTCTTTGGGGCATGCCTTGTTTTGGTCGGTAAAATCGACGCAGACGCACCATTTTCTGTTTTTCTTCTTGACGGCAACCGGGTTAGCTAACCATTATGGATATCGCACCTCTGCGATTTAACCGGCTGCGAGCAGTCGCTCTACTTCCTCGTTGACGGCCTTGCTTCGTTCGGGGCCAAGCTTGCGTCTTTTTTGGCGAATGGGCTTGATGGTTGGATCGACATTTAACTTATGGGACGTTATGGCGGGATCTATTCCCTTCATGTCCGAGGTCGTCCAAGCGAAGGTCGATGCGTTTTGCTTCAGGAAGTTGATGATCGCGCGTTGCATTTTGTTCGGAGAGGAATGCGCCGACTCGAACTACCTTGCTTTGGTCAGAGTCGTCAAGTGTGACTTCTAGAATCTCGTCCTTTTGGGGCTGAATCTGTTGTAATCAGTAGGTCGCGTGCGGCCTGTTGGTCCCCTCGAAGTGTTAGCACCTGACCGTTTGGTCCGAGGAACTTCACGCACTGATGATAGGTCGATGATATTGCCTTCATCGAATGCAACCAAGGGGTCCCGAGGATCGCATTATATGGAGCCTTCGTTCGGGTGATAGAGAACTTGACTGTGCGCGTTACCCCGCATGCGTAGACTGGGAGTTTGATTGTCCCGATCATTTTTTCAGAAGCCCCGTTGAATCCTGTGAGGGAGCGAGACGACGGCTTCATATCGCGCAGGTCGACTCCCATCTTATCGAGTGTATCTCGAAAGATCAGATCGACTGAACTGCCAGTATCCATCAGGACTTTGGCGACGTCGTACTTTGCGATTCCTACTTCGATGAGTAGAGGGTCGTTATGAGGTAGGTGGACACTGATGGCATCGTCAGGTGAGAAAGTGATCTGGGGATCATTCTCGAGTTTCGATGGCCATTTCTTCGAGGTTACTTCCTGTCGTCGATGATCTTTGACCGACCGGACTGAGTCGCCACAAGGAGGCGAGCCTCCCATAATCACGTTTAAGAGAGGAGCGTGCTCGACTCGTTTGCTCTATAATTGGACCCTCAAATCGTTGGAAAAGTCCTCGACGATAGGCTCGTGTTTGTCGCCGGTCTTGGCTTTCGTTTCTTCCAGATTTCGTCGTAAGTCAGAACATTTGGATCGATTGAGCTTGATCCTGAGGTCTTCAAATTTTGAGTTGAGCTTATCGCGAAGATCGACGACTCGGGGCTTGAGGTAGGGTCGGATACTGGACTCTTCGACTCTTTTAGCTATGGACTCTTCAATGACTGAGCGAAGATCTTCTTTAGAGTTGTGCACGCAGTCGATTGTATGCGACTTTCGCCTGAGTTTGCTTCACAAATCATACGACCCCTTCGGTCCGCTGTTCTCGCTTGGTTGCTTGCTGGAGTGTTCGTGCGAGTCACGGACTTTGTTGTCCTCCTCCTCGTCTGAGGAGGAACTCGGTCGTGCGAGGATGACTTGGACACGTCGACGATTACGAGGTTGCTCTTCTTCGTCTTGTGCTTCGCCCTCGTCTTCGTCTTGTTTTTCTGGCTTGTCATCTTCGGCGCATCTGCGTCGGGATCTGGCCTTGTCTTGATTCTTCTGAGCTTTCTTTTCTTTGTTCTTGCTCCAGCTCTTGGTGTTGTTTGGCCTAGGCTTGGGAAGCTCAACTTTTTCTGTTCCGTTTTCGTAGGAAGAGAAGAGGGCATCAACTAGATGCCTGCAATTTCTCGTATCGTGCGCTTTTGACTTATGGTAGCTGCACCATAAGTTCTGCTCGGTCGTGCCAGGATTCGAAGTTGAAGGCGCCGATGGGGTTTGCGACTTCTCGTCGTTTTCCCAAACGTTCCAACCCTTCTCGCGCACGATGACAGCCGATCCCGAGGGGTTTTTATCTTCGACGACATAGACGAAGTTTTTCTGCTGGTTGGATTTGTTGCATGTGGCGTGCTGTCGAGGCTCTTGGCGTGCCTCAGGAGCTTTTGGAGCTGTCGGTTTAGCGGTCGCATTCCTTTTCTTGAGTATCGCTGCTGTGTCTTTTTCCATTCGGATGAAGTTGTTCGATCTGGCGATAGCATCCTGAAGCGACTTGGTGGGGTTTTTGTAGAGATCCTCGCAAAACAGGGACTTGAAGTAGAGGGTGTTCGTCAGCGCATCAACGGTGATGCTGTCGGGGACATGCACCTTTGAAGCGACAGCTTTGAACTTTTCCATGTAGTTGTGGAGGCTCTGGTTTGCTACCTGAGATAGATTCCACAGGTCGGATAGGGTCGCTCCTTGTCTCATGAACATAATGTACTACTTGAGGAAAGCGGCCGACAGGTCATGAAAATCGTTGATGGAATCTCGTTCCAATCCAGTGAACTACCCGAGGGCTGGTCCTTGAAGACTCTCGACGAAGAGCCGACAATAGCCAGCGTCTCTTTCCTCATCAGAAAAGTTAGTTCGACCCATCGCAATATTGAAAGCGGTGATATGGTCAGTCGAGTCTGCCTTTCCGACGAAGGTCGAAAGGCGGATTTTCTCTGCTGGTCGGTACCGTACGTCGGTGATTCGCCGGGAGAACAGAGTTTTTAGGGTTTTGGCGAGGACACGTTCGATTAACGGCGCCGAGGTGGGTCCTTCGAGCATCATGTTTTTCATGTCCAGGAACGACTGCTTAAGCTCTGCGAGTTCCTGGACAGTTACGAGATCTATACCGCCGGGCGTTTGAGCCTGGACGGCGTTTGTATTGGTCGTGGTCTCAATGCCGGCTGTTCAATAGGTGTCGAACAGCTGTTTTCGAACGGTCGTGGCTGGATCTACTGAGTTCCCGGCCAAGGGGGCTAAGATTGAGGCGATTGCGGCTAGTTGATCGTTCGTCGCCATCCTTTCGAATATGGTATCTGCGAAGGTTGCCGCTGTCGGGGCGCCTTCGGTTGTAGGTGACTCGTCGTCGGATGGCGTGTCAGATCGAGCCATTATCTTTTTATTGGCGCTACTTTGTTTGCCCCCACGGTGGGCGCCAACTGTTTGAACCGAGATCTGTCGACAAACTAGTAAAGAGAGAGAGACGCGTTCTCGTCGGTTGGTCAAGACAAAGACGAGTTTTATTAGATCAAAGAGTCGAAATGATGTTACAAAAAGGGGGAAAGAACGATGGAATTAGTCTGGCGAAAGCTGGTTTGTCGGACCGTACAAGTTCGGCGAGAATCAGGATGTAAAACCCTAGATCTAGCCGTAAGCGAGTGTAATAATTTACGGATCCTTCAATCGTTGTCTCTCTCCTTCCTTTTATAGATGGCTCCTTGTTAACCTAATTCGTCTTGACCTAGTGGGCTTCTTTGACGGCTGGGCCGGGATGTCGGGCCGTTAACTCGAGTCATCGAGCCGACTACTTCCGGTTCTCGCTTCGTCGGCTAAAAGTAGTCCAGAGTCGAGTCGGTCGCTAGCTCGCGAGTCGACGAGCCGAATCTTTTTATTGTGATCAGGTGTTAGAACAATTATCTTGTGGACATTTTGGTAGAGTCAGACCCACATCCAACAGCTAGTCCCAGAGACGTGGTAGAAAGAAAAAAAAAAATCCCAGAGACGTGGCATTGGTCGTTACATTACTGAGCAAAACCACATTCCAACTAATGGGCCGAAGTTATTAGGCCCAATAAATGCTGAACTTTTAAAACCCTAGTTTTTATTTAAAAGTTACAAAAGCAATAAACGCCGCGTTTTGAGTTTCTCCAACAAACTATAAATATCTTTTGATTAGACCCTTCTAAACTCGTGGCTGCTAGCTTTCTCTCTCTTTCCTCTCTGTGTCTCCAACTCTGCACAGCTTATTCACAAAGCCCTCCAAGGTAATGAGTCTCTCTCGCCCACTCTCTTACCTTTACCAGTGTTTTTGTGTCACAGGCTGAGTCACACTCGCCAACCTTATCACAAAAGCATATTCATTAGATATGCTTTGCTTTATGCTTTTGCTTTATGCTTTCTAGTCATCATTGACAGGTCATTGTTTGGACCGTTAGTGTGACCATCGAACTTTAGTATTTGTACTCTTCCCCTGCATTTGCAGAAGTTTTTAATCAAGAAATATTTCATCTCATAAACCTTTAAAACTCTCTCCTCTATCTCATCAAGGATCTAGTACCTTCGAGGTGATTCTTCTTCCTCAGTAATCTCCTTCTAGGCTAGCTTCACCATTCTTAGAGTTATCGGTTAACTCCTAGTTTGGATCTATCTCTCACACACCTTCACACTGTCTCATTNNNNNNNNNNNNNNNNNNNNNNNNNNNNNNNNNNNNNNNNNNNNNNNNNNNNNNNNNNNNNNNNNNNNNNNNNNNNNNNNNNNNNNNNNNNNNNNNNNNNNNNNNNNNNNNNNNNNNNNNNNNNNNNNNNNNNNNNNNNNNNNNNNNNNNNNNNNNNNNNNNNNNNNNNNNNNNNNNNNNNNNNNNNNNNNNNNNNNNNNNNNNNNNNNNNNNNNNNNNNNNNNNNNNNNNNNNNNNNNNNNNNNNNNNNNNNNNNNNNNNNNNNNNNNNNNNNNNNNNNNNNNNNNNNNNNNNNNNNNNNNNNNNNNNNNNNNNNNNNNNNNNNNNNNNNNNNNNNNNNNNNNNNNNNNNNNNNNNNNNNNNNNNNNNNNNNNNNNNNNNNNNNNNNNNNNNNNNNNNNNNNNNNNNNNNNNNNNNNNNNNNNNNNNNNNNNNNNNNNNNNNNNNNNNNNNNNNNNNNCGGCAAGGCCACTAAATGGCACCACAACTACATGAGCACTCGGTATGGCTTGTTCCCCTCTTGTACAGACTATATTGTTGAGATCTCTGCTCGTTTTAGCAAGTTGTTCGATGATCCTCTCGCTGAGCTCGTTGCGCTCAAACAAGGATCTGACTCAGTGATCACATTCCTCGATAAGTTCGAGACTGCTCGGATGAGATTGGTGCTACCTGAAGCTCACGCTCTCAGCATCTTTTTAGCCAACATGAACCCCCACCTTTCCCTACACACCAGACAGTTTGAAGTTACCTCTATAGCAAGCGCTGCTAAGATAGCTTCCCTCCATGAATCGTCCCTGTCCCACATACCACAAAAAACCCGAGCTCCCTTCAATCCATATCAACGCCCTTTCCCCAAAAACACCCCACCCACAACCCCCAACGAAGCCACAGATACCCAAAAACCAAACTTTATCCCTCGGAACAACCCTGATAAACCTCCAAGGAAATACTCCTACCAAGAAATGCAGGATAGACGCTCAAAAGGCCTCTGCATGTTCTGTGATGAACCTTTCACCCCAGGCCATCAACTCAAACATAAACGCTCTCAAATTTATGTTATGGAGTGTGACGATGTTGACTACACTTCTGATGACAACTCATCTGATACCGAGCAACACGCAACAGCATTGGTTGCTGCTGCAATCAATAACCAACCTGAGGAACCTCCGGTGCTTTCCATCAACGCCATTAACGGCTCCACTTCATACAACTGCATGCGCTTGGTAGGTCACTACGGCCAGCACAAGCTACACATATTGGTGGACCCGGGAAGCACCCATAACTTCCTCGATATCAACATCGCAAGTCAACTTGGTTGTCAGCTGGAATCCACTAAACCAATGTCTGTAAAGGCTGCCACTGGTGACACCCTACTCACCAACTACAAGTGTTCCGCCTTCACCTGGAAAGTACAAGGCTCATCATCCACTACAGAGATCAGAACAGTCCCACTGGATTGCTGCGACTTTGTCTTAGGGGTTCAATGGCTCTGCACGTTGGGTCCTATACTATGGGACTTCCTCAACCTCAGAATGGAATTCTCACTCTTTGGCACTAAACACGTACTTCGTGGAGTGGTCAAAACAGGTGGAAAAGTGATCAAGGGCTCTAGCTTAAACAAGCTTATGATACAGGAACCTCAAATTGCCTTAATACAGCTGCGTGAGATAGATATGAACCAGGAGGATCACTATGACCTCAACCCTGCTATGTTATTCTCCCACATCTCAGCCTCAGCAACCACAAATGCTGATGATCCAGACTTTCAACAGATGCTCACGGCTTTCTCTGACATCTTTCAAGAGCCGTCATCACTACCACCTTTTCGTGAAGGGTTTGATCATCAGATTCCTGTGCTCACCGGTTCCAACCCAGTCAACTTGCGTCCTTACCGATATTCATCGTTGCAAAAGGACACAATTGACACAATGATAAAGGACATGCTCACACAAGGAATCATTCAACCCAGCTCTAGTCCCTACGCATCTCCAATTGTCCTTGTCAAAAAGAAAGACGGCACATGGAGACTATGCGTCGACTATAGGGGCCTCAACAAGCAGACTATTAAGGATAAATACCCCATTCCTCTGCTCGAAGACCTCTTGGATGAGCTCGGAGGCGCTAAGTACTTCTCCAAGCTAGACTTGCGCGCAGGTTTTCATCAACTCCGTATGTCAGAGGATGATGTCTACAAAACAGCTTTCAAAACCCACAACGGTCACTACGAATATCTGGTAATGCCGTTCGGCCTTACAAATGCGCCATGTACCTTCCAAAGCCTGATGAACCACATCTTCCAGCACGTTTCTCGGAAGTTTGTACTCGTCTTCTTCGACGATATACTTGTCTATAGCAAGACTTGGGAGGATCATTTGCGCCACCTGAATGAAGTCTTCAACATCCTACGACAGCAACAACTTTATCTCAAGCTTTCAAAGTGCACTTTCGGGGCTACTTTGATAGAATACTTGGGACATTTCATCTCGGCAGAGGGTGTAAGCACAGATCCTAAGAAGATTGAAGTTATACGTAACTGGCCAATCCCTACGACACAGAAGCAACTTCGGAGCTTCTTGGGATTGGCAAATTACTACCGACGTTTCATCAAGGGATACAGCTCCAACGCACGTCCCCTCAGCCAACTTCTAAAGAAAGATGGGTTCTCTTGGTTCCATGATGCTACTGATGCTTTCAACTGCCTCAAAGCAGCGCTAAGCTCTACTCCGGTACTGGCCCTCCCAAACTTTGATGAGCCTTTCATAGTAGAGACAGATGCTTCAAACACAGGCATCGGTGCTGTCCTTATGCAAGGAAAACACCCTATATGCTTCATCAGCCGTGCCCTCGGACCACGACATCAGAACCTCTTCGTCTATGAAAAAGAATTGATGGCAGTAGTGCACGCAGTTCAAACATGGCATGCCTACCTCGCTCACCGTCCTTTCATCATCAACACGGATCAAAGGAGCCTTAAATACCTCATGGAGCAAAAGATCACCACACCTTTCCAACATATGTGGATCTCTAAGCTCATGGGGTATAACTTTGAAATCCGCTACAAGAAGGGTAAAGACAACGTTGTCGCCGATGCACTTTCTCGAGTCTCTGGTTCTGAACTACTGAGCATGGTTCTTTCTCAAGATCACTCTGGATTCTACGACTCCTTGAAACTACTGTGGGAAACTGACCCTCACTTGAGAAACATCATCGCAGACCTCCAAGCAAACAAGGCTTCTCACTCTCAGTTCACATTTACAAATGGAGAGCTACGTAGAAAAGGCAAACTGGTAGTGGGGAAAGACACTGACGTGAGGCTACACATACTCAACTGGCTTCACGACTCAGCTCTTGGCGGTCACTCTGGTAGAGACGCCACCTTGCATCGCATCAAATCTCTGTTCTACTGGCCAAAAATGAATTTGGAAGTTCAGAACTACATACGCAACTGCTCTGTCTGTCAGAAGAACAAGTATGATAATGCAGCTAAGCCAGGCCTTCTACAACCTCTACCCATCCCTGATGGTATCTGGGAATCTATCAGCCTCGACTTCATATAGGGCCTCCCTACCTCTCATGGGAAAAGCTGCATCCTGGTAGTCATCGACCGCTTGAGCAAAAACGCTCACTTCATCGCCCTATCCCACCCTTACACGGCTTTAACTGTGGCACAAGCCTACCTTGACAACATCTTCAAGCTTCATGGAATGCCCAAAGACGTGATAAGCGATAGAGACCCTACATTTCTCAGTGAGGTATGGAAAGAAATCTTCAGGGTTCACGGGGTCGATCTCAAACGCTCCACCGCCTACCACCCTCAGACAGACAGACAAACTGAGGTGACAAACAAGACGTTGGAAACCTATCTGCGCTGTATGACTGCAGAAACACCAACTTCGTGGAGCAAATGGCTGGGATTAGCTGAGTGGTGGTACAATACAACCTTTCACTCTGCCATACGCTCTACACCTTATGAGATAATCTATGGCCAACCCCCTCCCCTTCATCTCCCATACCTCCCCGGTGAAAGCTCATCCTCTGTTGTGGATCGCAGCCTACAAAAGCGGGAAGAAGTGATCAACATGCTTAAGTTTCACCTCCTCCGCGCTCAAAACAGAATGAAACAATATGCTGATGCTCACCGTTCTCCCCGTGAGTTCAAGATCGGTGATCATGTCTA
This genomic interval from Brassica oleracea var. oleracea cultivar TO1000 chromosome C2, BOL, whole genome shotgun sequence contains the following:
- the LOC106324459 gene encoding uncharacterized protein LOC106324459, with the translated sequence MGGSPPCGDSVRSVKDHRRQEVTSKKWPSKLENDPQITFSPDDAISVHLPHNDPLLIEVGIAKYDVAKVLMDTGSSVDLIFRDTLDKMGVDLRDMKPSSRSLTGFNGASEKMIGTIKLPVYACGVTRTVKFSITRTKAPYNAILGTPWLHSMKAISSTYHQCVKFLGPNGQVLTLRGDQQAARDLLITTDSAPKGRDSRSHT